The region ATGCCTCGGAATTTACCGTAGATCATTTTGAGAGTGAAGCCGCGCTCAAGCAAATTATTTATGGGGATATTATTCTTCTCAACAAATCTGATTTAGTTAACCCAGATAGTCTTTATCAGTTGGAATTTCAAATTAATGAAATCAAAGAAAATGCTCGCATTGTCCGTTGTCAAAATGCGAAAGTGCCCCTGGGGTTACTCTTGGATGTTGGTTGCAACTACAAAGATATTTATCAAGGGTTAATTGAAGAAGAAATTGAGCAAAACCAACGGGATCAGGAAGATCCTGAGCATCATGACCATGGCCATGACCACCACAACCATGAACACCACCATCACCACTCATCCCACTTAGATAATGATGGCTTTATTTCCATTTCTTACTATAGTCACCGTCCTTTTTTGTTGGCAGAATTTCAAAATTTTCTGGAAAATCTTTCCGGTAATGTTTTCCGAGCCAAGGGATTACTTTGGTTTCTTGATAGTCCCAGCAAATACATTTTTCAACTGAGCGGCAAACGCTGCACGTTAGAAGTTGAAGAGTGGGATGGTTCTCCCCCAGGCAATCAAATTGTCTTTATCGGCCGAGACTTGGATAAAGAGGATATTTATCAACAATTAGAACTTTGTTATCCTAGCCTCACAACCTTGGCAAGTTTGACTTAAATTGCCGAATTTTACCTTTACCCAATTATTTTTTTATCATCCATGACTGCTTTAATTCCTTCCCAAAAATTTACCGCTAACCAAACAATTTCCGCCCTTCCCACCCAAGCTAACCCCCCCGTATCTGAAGCTGAAATGCAGGCTGCGGTTAGAACATTGCTGTTGGGCATGGGGGAAGACCCTGACCGGGAAGGCCTCCGGGACACCCCTAAGCGGGTGGTCAAGGCTCTGAAGTTTTTGACCTCCGGTTATCAGCAGTCTTTGGACGAACTTTTGAATGGGGCCGTTTTCAGTGAAAATGCAAATGAAATGGTATTGGTCCGGGATATTGATCTTTTTAGTTCCTGTGAACATCATATTTTGCCCATTATTGGCCGGGCCCATGTGGCCTATATTCCCAATGGCAAAGTGATTGGCCTCTCAAAAATTGCCCGTATTTGTGAAATGTATGGCAGAAGACTACAGGTTCAGGAACGCCTAACGGCCCAGATTGCCGATGCTCTACAGGGATTACTACAACCCCAAGGGGTGGCGGTGGTGGTGGAAGCAACCCACATGTGCATGGTAATGAGAGGGGTACAAAAACCTGGTTCATGGACAGTGACTAGTTCGATGCAGGGAATTTTTGCTGATGATGCTAAAACCCGCCATGAGTTTATGAACTTAATTCGCCACAGTCCTTCTTTCCACTAGATTTTTCCTTTCTTCTATCCTTGATATTTTTGAACACTTTTTATGAGATCGCCTTCCTTAATTGCTGTTGCCGGGCCGCCGGGGGTCGGAAAAACAACTTGGATTACTGAACAATTGCAAAATATAGCTTGCCCAACTTTTTATTTTTCCCCAGGATTGGGGCCAATTTCCG is a window of Synechocystis sp. PCC 7338 DNA encoding:
- a CDS encoding GTP-binding protein, whose amino-acid sequence is MTPLITPSLSNLPKRGLPVTIITGFLGSGKTTLLNHILNNNQNLKIAVLVNEFGDIDIDSQLLTSVDQDMVQLSNGCICCTINDGLVEAVYNVLEKNQLIDYLVIETTGIADPLPIMLTFLGTELRDFTHLDSVITLVDASEFTVDHFESEAALKQIIYGDIILLNKSDLVNPDSLYQLEFQINEIKENARIVRCQNAKVPLGLLLDVGCNYKDIYQGLIEEEIEQNQRDQEDPEHHDHGHDHHNHEHHHHHSSHLDNDGFISISYYSHRPFLLAEFQNFLENLSGNVFRAKGLLWFLDSPSKYIFQLSGKRCTLEVEEWDGSPPGNQIVFIGRDLDKEDIYQQLELCYPSLTTLASLT